Proteins encoded together in one Flavobacteriales bacterium window:
- a CDS encoding ABC transporter ATP-binding protein: MSSTAQGKAFDRKLFGRVFAFTQPYRALFWTTFALTIFLAVLGVVRPLLMGDMIDDYALTGDARGLWIVTLVVMALLVIETIVQFYQAYWTAWLGQAVTFDLRQKLYARIIGNKLRWFDRTPIGQLVTRVISDIETIDDIFSQGLLMIMGDILKLVVVVAVMFVVNWKLALLSMVPIPLLLWSTNIFKNSIQKSFQDVRTQVARLNTFVQEHIQGMAVVQVFGREQQEYEKFKAINKEHRAAHIRSVLAYSIFFPVVEILSAISLGFLVWWGVKDVLAGFATLGDVFAYILFINMLFRPIRQLADRFNVLQMGMVGSERVMKVLDTDAGLSDEGALSVDGLRGDIRFDGMWFAYTDEASAEEEHWALRDISFEAKAGQMIALVGATGSGKSSIVNVLSRAYDYQKGAVYLDGADIREYKLSELRRAISVVLQDVFLFSDTIHNNITLSDPAITRAEVIMAAQEVGAHDFILKLPKGYDTEVGERGGILSTGQRQLLAFIRAAVHKPAVLVLDEATSSVDSLSEQLIQQATERITSGRTSIVIAHRLSTVQHADRILVLDKGRIIEQGTHQELLAQEGAYRKLYELQFR, encoded by the coding sequence ATGAGCTCCACCGCACAAGGCAAGGCATTCGACCGCAAGCTCTTCGGGCGCGTGTTCGCGTTCACGCAGCCCTACCGCGCGCTGTTCTGGACCACGTTCGCCCTCACCATCTTCCTGGCGGTGCTCGGCGTGGTGCGCCCGCTCCTCATGGGCGACATGATCGATGACTACGCCCTTACCGGCGATGCACGCGGCCTGTGGATCGTGACCCTCGTGGTGATGGCCCTGCTCGTGATCGAGACCATCGTGCAGTTCTACCAGGCCTACTGGACCGCCTGGCTGGGGCAGGCCGTCACCTTCGATCTTCGGCAGAAGCTCTATGCCCGCATCATCGGAAACAAGCTCCGCTGGTTCGACCGCACGCCCATCGGCCAGCTGGTGACGCGCGTGATCAGCGACATCGAGACCATCGACGACATCTTCTCCCAGGGGCTGCTCATGATCATGGGCGATATCCTGAAGCTCGTCGTGGTGGTGGCCGTGATGTTCGTGGTGAACTGGAAGCTCGCGCTGCTCAGCATGGTGCCCATCCCTTTGCTGCTCTGGAGCACCAACATCTTCAAGAACAGCATCCAGAAGAGCTTCCAGGATGTGCGTACGCAGGTGGCGCGGCTCAACACCTTCGTGCAGGAGCACATACAGGGCATGGCGGTGGTGCAGGTCTTCGGGCGAGAGCAGCAGGAGTACGAGAAGTTCAAGGCCATCAACAAAGAGCACCGTGCGGCGCATATCCGCAGCGTGCTCGCCTACAGCATCTTCTTCCCGGTTGTCGAGATCCTCAGCGCCATCTCGCTCGGCTTCCTCGTGTGGTGGGGCGTGAAGGATGTGCTGGCTGGCTTCGCCACGCTTGGTGATGTCTTCGCCTATATCCTCTTCATCAACATGCTCTTCCGGCCCATCCGCCAGCTGGCCGACCGCTTCAATGTGCTCCAGATGGGCATGGTGGGCAGCGAGCGCGTGATGAAGGTGCTCGATACGGATGCCGGCCTATCGGACGAGGGGGCCTTGAGCGTCGACGGACTGCGCGGCGACATCCGCTTCGATGGGATGTGGTTCGCCTACACCGATGAGGCTTCGGCTGAAGAAGAGCATTGGGCGCTGCGCGATATCAGCTTCGAGGCGAAGGCGGGCCAGATGATCGCGCTCGTGGGCGCCACCGGCAGCGGAAAGAGCAGCATCGTGAACGTGCTGAGCCGTGCCTACGATTATCAGAAGGGCGCCGTTTATCTCGATGGCGCTGACATCCGCGAATACAAGCTGAGCGAATTGCGGCGCGCCATCAGCGTGGTGCTGCAGGATGTCTTCCTCTTCAGCGATACCATCCACAACAACATCACGCTGAGCGATCCGGCCATCACCCGTGCGGAGGTGATCATGGCCGCGCAGGAAGTGGGCGCGCACGACTTCATCCTGAAACTGCCCAAGGGCTACGACACCGAAGTGGGCGAGCGCGGCGGCATCCTCAGCACCGGCCAGCGCCAGTTGCTCGCCTTCATCCGCGCGGCGGTGCATAAGCCCGCCGTGCTCGTGCTCGATGAAGCCACGAGCAGCGTGGACAGCCTCAGCGAGCAATTGATCCAGCAGGCCACCGAGCGCATCACCAGCGGTCGCACCAGCATCGTGATCGCCCATCGGCTCAGCACGGTGCAGCACGCTGACCGCATCCTTGTGCTCGATAAGGGCCGCATCATCGAGCAGGGCACGCACCAGGAGCTGCTGGCGCAGGAAGGCGCGTACAGGAAGCTGTATGAGCTGCAGTTCAGATGA
- a CDS encoding proline dehydrogenase family protein yields the protein MPSTAPAPPISVPDLGDTRIAFRQYTDRGLLRAYWLFRIIGIPWLNATGRVLTQAALALRLPIGWAVKATLFKHFCGGETIDESLLTAQKLGDVGVGTILDYSVEGQEDDDSLDHTCDEILLTIAAAKQRTDIPFSVFKVTGLSPTALLEKISRNDALSADDAHEWQLVQGRVERICQAAHDAGIPVLIDAEDSWYQPAIDALATRMMERFNKESAIVFNTIQLYRHDRLAFLKASFAAAEKGDYHLGVKLVRGAYMEKERDRAAEKGYPSPIHADRAAVDRDYDEALRFCVAHIDRMAVMAGTHNEQSSLLLARLLEEHGIARHDRRVWFAQLLGMSDNISYNLAEAGYKVAKYVPYGPVRAVLPYLIRRAQENTSVAGQMGRELRLIVAERKRRMKG from the coding sequence ATGCCGTCCACGGCCCCTGCGCCTCCCATCTCGGTCCCCGATCTCGGCGATACGCGCATCGCGTTCCGTCAGTACACCGATCGCGGCCTGCTTCGCGCCTACTGGCTCTTCCGCATCATCGGCATCCCCTGGCTCAACGCCACCGGACGCGTGCTCACGCAAGCAGCCCTTGCGCTGCGCCTTCCGATCGGTTGGGCGGTGAAGGCCACGCTCTTCAAGCACTTCTGCGGTGGGGAGACCATCGATGAGAGCCTGCTCACCGCGCAGAAGCTCGGCGATGTGGGCGTCGGCACCATCCTCGATTACAGCGTGGAAGGCCAGGAGGACGACGATTCATTGGATCATACTTGCGACGAGATCCTGCTCACCATCGCGGCGGCCAAGCAGCGCACGGACATTCCCTTCAGCGTATTCAAGGTCACAGGCCTATCGCCCACGGCGCTGTTGGAGAAGATCAGCAGAAACGACGCGCTCAGTGCGGATGATGCGCACGAATGGCAGCTGGTGCAAGGACGGGTGGAACGGATCTGCCAAGCCGCGCACGATGCGGGCATCCCCGTGCTCATCGATGCCGAGGACAGCTGGTACCAGCCCGCGATTGATGCACTGGCCACGCGCATGATGGAGCGCTTCAATAAGGAGAGCGCCATCGTGTTCAACACCATCCAGCTCTACCGCCACGACCGGCTCGCCTTCCTGAAAGCCTCCTTCGCCGCTGCCGAGAAAGGCGACTACCACCTCGGCGTTAAACTGGTGCGCGGCGCCTACATGGAGAAGGAGCGTGACCGCGCGGCGGAAAAGGGCTACCCCTCTCCCATCCATGCCGACAGGGCCGCAGTGGACCGCGACTACGATGAGGCCTTGCGCTTCTGCGTGGCGCACATCGATCGCATGGCCGTGATGGCCGGCACCCACAATGAGCAGAGTTCCCTGTTGCTCGCGCGGCTCCTTGAAGAGCATGGCATCGCGCGCCACGACCGCCGCGTATGGTTCGCGCAGCTGCTAGGCATGAGCGACAACATCAGCTACAACCTGGCCGAAGCCGGCTACAAGGTGGCCAAGTACGTTCCCTACGGTCCGGTGCGCGCCGTGCTGCCCTACCTGATCCGCCGCGCGCAGGAGAACACCAGCGTGGCCGGGCAGATGGGAAGAGAGCTGAGGCTGATCGTGGCCGAAAGGAAGCGCAGGATGAAGGGCTGA
- the aroB gene encoding 3-dehydroquinate synthase, with amino-acid sequence MEAIVMDAGRHPVALGAGALRALDQDVKEAEASAHFILGDENTLRHCLPELLAHSPRLREAETIGVPAGEASKGLAVCQDIWQHLTARAADREALLICLGGGVVTDLGGFIAGAYKRGIRCMHVPTTLMGMVDAAIGGKAGIDLGGVKNVVGVFHDPMGVYVHVPFLKSLGKRELLNGVAEMIKHGLVRDASHYEALREAPLHDLHALTPLVERSAAIKAEVVKEDPREGGMRKLLNFGHTIGHGIEAYSWESPQRALLHGEAVAMGMICEAWLSWRQGLLPRADNDRIAAHLLSLYRPFALQGDEHHRIIELMRNDKKNSGGQFHFTLLTGIGSAQVDAAITAAQVHEALEHYRLLVRG; translated from the coding sequence GTGGAAGCAATTGTCATGGATGCCGGGCGCCATCCGGTGGCGCTTGGCGCTGGTGCCTTGCGCGCCCTCGACCAAGATGTGAAGGAGGCTGAGGCCAGCGCGCATTTCATCCTGGGCGATGAGAACACCCTTCGGCACTGCTTGCCGGAACTGCTGGCCCATTCGCCGCGCCTGCGCGAAGCGGAGACCATCGGCGTGCCGGCAGGGGAAGCGAGCAAGGGCTTGGCCGTGTGCCAGGACATCTGGCAGCACCTCACCGCGCGCGCTGCCGATCGCGAGGCGTTGCTGATCTGCCTGGGCGGCGGCGTGGTCACCGATCTCGGTGGCTTCATCGCTGGCGCGTACAAGCGCGGCATCCGATGCATGCATGTGCCCACCACGCTCATGGGCATGGTCGACGCGGCCATCGGCGGCAAGGCGGGCATCGACCTCGGCGGCGTGAAGAACGTGGTGGGCGTGTTCCATGATCCCATGGGCGTGTATGTGCACGTGCCCTTCCTGAAGAGCTTGGGCAAACGCGAGCTGCTCAATGGCGTGGCCGAGATGATCAAGCACGGCCTCGTGCGCGATGCATCCCACTACGAAGCGCTGCGCGAAGCGCCGTTGCACGACCTGCATGCGCTCACGCCGCTGGTGGAGCGCAGCGCGGCCATCAAGGCCGAAGTGGTGAAAGAGGATCCCCGCGAGGGCGGAATGCGCAAGCTGTTGAACTTCGGGCATACCATCGGGCACGGGATCGAGGCATACTCCTGGGAGAGCCCGCAGCGTGCGCTGCTGCACGGCGAAGCCGTTGCCATGGGCATGATCTGCGAGGCCTGGCTCAGCTGGCGGCAGGGCCTGCTGCCGCGCGCGGACAACGACCGGATCGCCGCGCACCTGCTCTCGCTTTACAGGCCTTTCGCCTTGCAGGGCGATGAGCACCACCGCATCATCGAGCTCATGCGCAACGACAAGAAGAACTCCGGCGGTCAGTTCCACTTCACGCTGCTCACGGGCATAGGCAGCGCGCAGGTCGATGCGGCGATCACTGCCGCGCAGGTGCACGAAGCGCTGGAGCACTACCGGCTGCTGGTCCGGGGCTGA
- a CDS encoding 3-phosphoshikimate 1-carboxyvinyltransferase, with translation MPSITITSPSATIRARIALPRSKSISNRALLMASLCGDLDLVSGLSDGDDTRVMRELLSEGPVVMDCGAGGTTFRFLLAWASVREGEEHVLTGIPRLLERPHDDLVHALQRLGADIERVPEGFRVRGRALKGGEVRFDSPISSQYLSALLMIAPRMHEGLTLRWTGTRLSEPFVHMTLKMLAHFGVYPRLELDGVRVDPGDYIPAPITVPPDWSSAAFWCEIVSLCPGSELVLQGLTDDTMQGDREAQQLWAPWVETQFTDAGARISHRASPGTWEELPRNLKQVPDLFQPLAFTLAALGQPAVLTGLDNLRVKETDRLQAVADAIQRMGGDAAFADGAFAVKEGITHPVDAPFDPDHDHRMALALAPLALKLGTIIISDPQVVTKSYPGFWVDLQSAGFGVQLHE, from the coding sequence ATGCCTTCCATTACCATCACAAGCCCATCCGCGACCATCCGCGCCCGCATCGCCCTGCCCCGCAGCAAGAGCATCAGCAACCGCGCTTTGCTCATGGCTTCGCTTTGCGGAGACCTGGACCTGGTGAGCGGCTTAAGTGACGGCGACGACACGCGGGTGATGCGCGAATTGCTCAGCGAGGGACCCGTAGTGATGGACTGCGGGGCAGGCGGAACCACCTTCCGCTTCCTGCTCGCTTGGGCCAGCGTGCGCGAAGGGGAAGAGCACGTGCTCACCGGCATCCCGCGATTGCTCGAACGGCCGCACGATGATCTGGTACATGCGCTGCAGCGGCTCGGCGCCGACATCGAGCGCGTGCCCGAGGGTTTCCGCGTGCGCGGCCGGGCATTGAAAGGCGGAGAGGTGCGCTTCGACTCCCCCATCAGCAGCCAATACCTGAGCGCCCTGCTCATGATCGCGCCGCGCATGCACGAGGGCCTCACCCTGCGCTGGACCGGTACGCGGCTGAGCGAGCCCTTCGTGCACATGACGCTCAAGATGCTCGCGCACTTCGGCGTCTATCCGCGGCTGGAGCTCGATGGCGTGCGCGTGGACCCCGGTGATTACATCCCCGCGCCGATCACCGTGCCGCCGGATTGGAGCAGCGCTGCATTCTGGTGCGAGATCGTCTCGCTCTGTCCCGGCAGCGAGCTCGTGCTGCAAGGCCTCACCGACGACACCATGCAAGGCGATCGCGAGGCGCAACAGCTCTGGGCGCCGTGGGTGGAAACCCAATTCACCGATGCAGGCGCGCGAATCAGCCATCGCGCATCACCCGGCACATGGGAGGAGCTCCCGCGCAACCTGAAGCAGGTGCCCGATCTTTTCCAGCCGCTGGCCTTCACCTTGGCCGCGCTGGGCCAGCCTGCGGTGCTCACCGGCCTCGACAACCTTCGCGTGAAGGAGACCGATCGCCTGCAAGCCGTGGCCGATGCGATCCAACGCATGGGAGGTGACGCCGCCTTCGCCGATGGCGCGTTCGCGGTGAAGGAGGGCATCACACATCCGGTGGACGCGCCTTTCGACCCCGACCACGATCACCGCATGGCGTTGGCTCTTGCGCCTTTGGCGTTGAAACTCGGCACCATCATCATCAGTGATCCGCAGGTGGTGACCAAGAGCTATCCGGGCTTCTGGGTAGATCTTCAGAGCGCGGGATTCGGGGTGCAGTTGCACGAGTGA
- a CDS encoding formate--tetrahydrofolate ligase, translating to MPFPTDLEIAQAARMKPIAEIAKNLGIDPEVIEPYGRTKAKLPINLIDEKRLAKSKLILVTAVSPTPAGEGKTTTSIGLHEGLSKLGKKSVVVLREPSLGPVFGMKGGAAGGGYAQVVPMEDINLHFTGDFSAIEKANNLLAALIDNNLQNRKRSLGIDPRTIAWKRVMDMNDRALRKITIGLGGVNGGVPREDGFNITPASEVMAILCLATSFEDLKKRLGDIYVGQRWDRTPVYARDLKAEAAMAILLKDAIKPNLVQTLEGNPAILHGGPFANIAQGVNSVLATKMGLSLGDYVVTEAGFGADLGAEKFFDIKCRAAGLKPAAAVIVATVRALRYHGGVDVKEVNTAAPDKLKTGLANLGRHIENIAKFGVKAVVAINHFPTDTPEEIDMVKAYCTERGAEAMLAQGFAKGGDGMTDLATAVLRVIEEGKSDFKPLYDLNLSIKDKIATIAKEIYRADGVDYSGDAETALRRIDKLGLNNVPICMAKTQYSFSDNKELRAAPTGFRITVRDIEISAGAGFVVPICGEIMRMPGLPEVPAAEHMDIDANGVISGLS from the coding sequence ATGCCCTTCCCCACCGACCTCGAGATCGCGCAAGCCGCGCGGATGAAGCCAATCGCTGAGATCGCGAAGAACCTCGGGATCGACCCGGAAGTGATCGAGCCCTACGGCCGCACCAAGGCGAAGCTCCCCATCAACCTCATCGACGAGAAGAGGCTCGCGAAGAGCAAGCTCATCCTCGTCACCGCGGTGAGCCCGACACCCGCAGGAGAGGGAAAGACCACCACCAGCATCGGCCTGCACGAAGGGCTGAGCAAGCTCGGCAAGAAGAGCGTGGTGGTGCTGCGCGAGCCTTCGCTCGGTCCGGTCTTCGGCATGAAGGGCGGCGCCGCCGGCGGCGGTTATGCGCAAGTGGTGCCCATGGAGGACATCAACCTCCACTTCACCGGAGACTTCAGCGCCATCGAGAAGGCCAACAACCTTCTCGCGGCGCTCATCGACAACAACCTGCAGAACCGCAAGCGATCCCTGGGCATCGACCCGCGCACCATCGCCTGGAAACGCGTGATGGACATGAACGACCGCGCCCTGCGGAAGATCACCATCGGGCTTGGCGGCGTGAACGGCGGAGTGCCGCGCGAGGATGGATTCAACATCACGCCTGCGAGCGAGGTGATGGCGATCCTGTGCCTGGCCACCTCTTTCGAGGACCTTAAGAAGCGCCTCGGCGACATCTATGTGGGCCAGCGCTGGGACCGCACGCCGGTGTATGCCCGCGACCTGAAGGCCGAGGCCGCCATGGCCATCCTGCTGAAGGACGCCATCAAGCCGAACCTGGTGCAGACGCTCGAAGGCAATCCGGCGATCCTGCATGGAGGTCCCTTCGCCAACATCGCGCAAGGGGTGAACAGCGTCCTCGCCACAAAGATGGGCCTGAGCCTCGGGGACTACGTGGTCACTGAAGCGGGCTTCGGGGCTGACCTGGGCGCCGAGAAGTTCTTCGACATCAAGTGCCGCGCTGCGGGCCTGAAGCCGGCTGCCGCAGTGATCGTGGCCACGGTGCGCGCCCTGCGCTATCACGGCGGGGTTGACGTGAAGGAGGTGAACACCGCCGCGCCCGACAAGCTGAAGACCGGTCTCGCCAACCTGGGCCGCCACATCGAGAACATCGCCAAGTTCGGCGTGAAGGCGGTGGTGGCCATCAACCACTTCCCCACGGACACGCCCGAGGAGATCGACATGGTCAAGGCGTACTGCACCGAACGTGGCGCCGAGGCGATGCTCGCGCAGGGCTTCGCGAAGGGCGGAGACGGCATGACCGATCTCGCGACCGCTGTGCTCCGCGTGATCGAGGAAGGCAAGAGCGACTTCAAGCCGTTGTATGACCTGAACCTCTCGATCAAGGACAAGATCGCGACCATCGCGAAGGAGATCTACCGCGCCGATGGCGTGGATTACAGCGGCGATGCCGAGACCGCATTGCGCCGCATCGACAAGCTCGGGCTTAACAACGTGCCCATCTGCATGGCCAAGACGCAGTACAGCTTCAGCGACAACAAGGAGCTGCGCGCCGCGCCCACCGGCTTCCGCATCACCGTGCGCGACATCGAGATCAGTGCCGGCGCCGGCTTCGTAGTGCCCATCTGCGGCGAGATCATGCGCATGCCCGGTCTGCCGGAAGTGCCCGCCGCCGAGCACATGGACATCGATGCCAACGGCGTGATCAGCGGGTTGAGCTGA
- a CDS encoding T9SS type A sorting domain-containing protein — MRRRSVILALLLNASTQAQSPTLDWTETIPNVTTPGDYPSVGSADGSSDGTLYISGGSNGAFNIVGDTLVGQHYVARFDTSGTLLWARTALTGKVAAAGSDGVYVASKFTGTLNFGGTTLTATGSDAIIARLDVNGQPLWIRQMGGAGSDGATDIAVDGLGRVHVSGYFQGTAAFGATNLIATHDSTGFLATLDANGNFLWAARVGGVSNPLPWQSKAVAIACDATGNTYAAGVFDGTGTFGSLNLTALQADDVFLARFDASGTCTWVQQMGGDANAVTGLGLNSGSGIYLCGMYTSATATFGSTTLPNANTGNTDIFLTYCDASGAPQWAQRLAVNTLGETASSLSVDAAGNAWICGDQLATSDYGSITLVGSGMFLTEVDQTGAFLQAARLTSAYVATHTLGPEGGHYVFGQFFTDWFDATDSTLVGGLTPAYEGYLARYHESISFQWLARCGVHRATYDGMSDIAVDDLGNSYVGGHLSTSAIVCDDTLVVGIDKVALIVGERDPSGACVWTRLIRTTQPFGLNTEARITGIARAANGDVVIAGHFQGMLDFGGASLQTQDGKDLFVARYDMNGNLLWAHSEGSSGNQEATSVEVDAAGNVIVVGTFTDAFTIGGTTLTSAGLSDGFIAKYNPAGTSLWAQAFGGTSWDAAGRVACDAAGNIHVTGQYTTACSFGPITVNGTSDRDLFVAKYNGAGTPQWALGSTGSAWKEGVDVAVAASGQVIFCGWHTGITTVGGSTLTGDPSSNYAVVGSINSNGSLQWLKQFTSTLGSTGGSLSIRPGGELVLAGTFSTDINLDGTVVAGGIGVMDLFIAGLEPTGDVVWSQTAIATNALDVVGGAVAADAQHVFVAGGFGTYSFDPSFPVPGTVTFMPGDPSSLRSAPNALDGFIAKYTIPQSVGIASPDMGFALALFPNPVEDLLTIASPMPTDGNAPIVVRDLSGREVKVTTERSGRMINVDAAGLADGVYSITLHTAQGTGTTRFVKR; from the coding sequence ATGCGCAGACGATCGGTGATACTGGCATTGCTGCTCAATGCATCAACCCAAGCCCAATCCCCCACGCTCGACTGGACGGAGACCATTCCCAATGTGACGACGCCCGGCGATTACCCATCCGTGGGATCGGCTGACGGATCCTCGGATGGCACGCTGTACATCAGCGGCGGATCGAACGGAGCCTTCAACATCGTAGGCGATACCCTCGTGGGGCAACACTACGTGGCTCGCTTCGATACATCTGGAACATTGCTGTGGGCGAGGACCGCGCTCACAGGCAAGGTCGCCGCCGCGGGGTCAGACGGGGTGTACGTGGCAAGCAAGTTCACCGGCACCCTGAACTTCGGCGGCACCACGCTCACGGCCACAGGATCGGATGCGATCATCGCTCGCTTAGATGTGAACGGCCAGCCGCTGTGGATCCGGCAGATGGGCGGCGCCGGCAGCGATGGTGCGACGGACATCGCCGTGGACGGTCTTGGGCGCGTGCATGTCAGCGGTTATTTCCAGGGCACTGCCGCCTTCGGCGCCACGAACCTCATCGCCACGCATGACAGCACCGGCTTCCTCGCCACCCTCGATGCGAACGGCAATTTCCTCTGGGCGGCGCGGGTGGGCGGCGTGAGCAATCCCCTGCCCTGGCAATCGAAGGCCGTCGCGATAGCGTGCGATGCCACCGGGAACACCTACGCGGCCGGTGTATTCGATGGCACGGGCACCTTTGGCTCATTGAACCTCACTGCCTTGCAGGCGGACGATGTGTTCCTGGCCCGTTTCGATGCGAGCGGCACCTGCACCTGGGTGCAGCAGATGGGCGGCGACGCCAATGCAGTGACCGGCTTGGGCCTGAACTCCGGCAGTGGCATTTACCTGTGCGGCATGTACACCAGTGCCACGGCCACCTTCGGGAGCACCACACTGCCGAACGCGAACACCGGGAATACGGACATCTTCCTCACCTACTGCGATGCCAGCGGTGCTCCGCAATGGGCCCAAAGGCTTGCCGTGAATACCCTTGGTGAAACTGCCTCCAGCCTCTCGGTGGACGCAGCTGGCAACGCATGGATCTGCGGAGATCAACTCGCGACTTCCGATTACGGCAGCATCACATTGGTAGGCAGCGGAATGTTCCTCACGGAAGTTGATCAGACCGGCGCGTTCCTGCAGGCCGCACGGCTCACATCGGCCTACGTAGCGACGCACACGCTCGGGCCGGAAGGCGGGCACTACGTGTTCGGACAATTCTTCACTGACTGGTTCGATGCCACGGATTCGACCTTGGTTGGTGGGCTGACACCGGCCTATGAAGGCTACCTGGCCCGTTACCATGAGAGCATCTCATTCCAGTGGCTCGCACGTTGCGGCGTTCATCGAGCCACGTACGATGGAATGTCGGACATCGCAGTGGATGATCTTGGCAACAGTTATGTCGGCGGTCACTTAAGCACCAGCGCGATCGTGTGCGACGATACACTCGTGGTGGGGATCGACAAAGTCGCGCTGATCGTGGGCGAGCGCGATCCATCGGGCGCATGCGTATGGACCCGTCTTATCCGGACCACCCAACCGTTCGGATTGAACACCGAAGCGCGCATCACCGGCATCGCTCGCGCGGCGAACGGCGACGTCGTGATCGCTGGCCATTTCCAAGGCATGCTCGACTTCGGTGGGGCCAGCCTGCAGACCCAAGACGGCAAGGACCTTTTCGTAGCTCGATACGACATGAACGGCAATCTGCTTTGGGCACATAGCGAGGGCAGCAGCGGGAATCAGGAAGCGACCAGCGTGGAGGTGGATGCCGCAGGGAACGTGATCGTGGTCGGCACGTTCACCGATGCGTTCACCATCGGCGGAACCACGCTCACCAGTGCTGGTCTGAGCGATGGCTTCATCGCGAAATACAACCCAGCGGGCACCAGCTTGTGGGCCCAGGCCTTCGGCGGAACCAGCTGGGATGCGGCCGGACGCGTGGCTTGTGACGCTGCGGGCAACATCCATGTCACCGGCCAGTACACCACCGCCTGCAGCTTCGGCCCCATCACGGTGAACGGCACCAGCGATCGCGACCTGTTCGTGGCGAAATACAATGGCGCCGGCACGCCTCAATGGGCACTGGGCAGCACCGGGTCAGCGTGGAAGGAAGGCGTGGATGTCGCCGTGGCTGCCTCGGGTCAGGTGATCTTCTGCGGATGGCATACAGGCATCACCACCGTGGGCGGCAGCACGCTCACAGGTGACCCTTCCAGCAATTACGCGGTGGTGGGCAGCATCAACTCCAACGGCAGCCTTCAATGGCTCAAGCAGTTCACTTCAACCCTGGGCAGCACGGGCGGCAGCCTGTCGATCCGTCCCGGTGGAGAATTGGTGCTGGCAGGTACGTTCTCCACCGACATCAACCTGGATGGCACCGTCGTAGCCGGTGGGATCGGCGTCATGGACCTGTTCATTGCCGGTCTGGAACCCACGGGTGACGTGGTCTGGTCGCAAACAGCCATCGCCACGAACGCGCTGGACGTGGTAGGTGGCGCGGTGGCCGCTGATGCTCAACACGTCTTTGTCGCAGGGGGCTTCGGCACTTATTCATTCGACCCCTCCTTCCCCGTGCCCGGCACGGTCACCTTCATGCCCGGCGACCCGTCTTCGCTGCGTTCGGCGCCGAACGCACTCGACGGCTTCATCGCGAAGTACACGATCCCCCAGTCCGTGGGCATCGCATCGCCCGATATGGGCTTCGCACTGGCCCTCTTCCCCAATCCGGTGGAGGATCTCCTCACCATCGCCTCTCCGATGCCGACCGACGGGAACGCCCCTATCGTCGTGCGCGACCTGTCAGGAAGGGAGGTGAAGGTGACGACCGAACGATCGGGCCGCATGATCAACGTGGATGCCGCTGGATTGGCGGATGGGGTCTATTCCATCACATTGCACACTGCACAGGGAACAGGCACGACCCGCTTCGTGAAGCGTTGA
- a CDS encoding formate--tetrahydrofolate ligase: MDITKLRTIPCVRMPGLPEVPAAEHMDIDANGVISGLS; this comes from the coding sequence TTGGACATTACGAAGCTAAGGACGATCCCTTGCGTGCGCATGCCCGGTCTGCCCGAGGTGCCCGCCGCCGAGCATATGGACATCGACGCCAACGGCGTGATCAGCGGCCTGAGCTGA